A portion of the Cydia fagiglandana chromosome 7, ilCydFagi1.1, whole genome shotgun sequence genome contains these proteins:
- the LOC134665931 gene encoding peroxisome biogenesis factor 2, which yields MAISYIPRVTQLDAGQLDEQLEELLKQQLFNATKYLEPGILQPVLPELELLLRTWIFKYSVYDNKCTFGQKMLSLKYNTNNFSKSKLYWYYGYTIGLKYLKDRAIYSWTSNTKVQNFVHQLETFQLFGDILNFLRFIRSGKYPVLIDFILGLELTADKLTREDLTDFSWTRELLWHNFIELIGTIISLMNIFGLRRRLSNILKYVWWRQHVKPVSKPGPPLMTHLTLCACCSTRPVLPHTMGCSHIFCYYCLSTNRMLDPDFACPKCYYKGKEINRFTMA from the exons ATGGCTATAAGTTACATTCCTCGTGTGACACAG TTGGACGCGGGCCAGTTAGATGAGCAGCTGGAAGAGCTGCTTAAACAACAATTATTTAATGCTACAAAATATTTAGAG CCAGGTATTCTGCAGCCAGTACTACCAGAATTAGAACTACTTCTTCGAACATGGATATTCAAATATTCAGTCTATGACAACAAATGCACTTTTGGACAAAAAATGCTTTCATTGAAATATAACACAAATAACTTCTCCAAGTCTAAACTTTACTGGTATTATGGGTACACAATtggattaaaatatttaaaagataGAGCTATATACAGTTGGACTTCTAATACTAAAGTACAGAATTTTGTACATCAgttagaaacattccagttatttggagacattttaaattttttgaggtTTATAAGAAGTGGCAAATATCCAGTGCTCATAGATTTTATTTTGGGTTTGGAGTTGACAGCTGATAAGCTTACCAGAGAGGACTTGACTGATTTTTCATGGACGAGAGAACTTCTGTggcataattttatt GAACTAATAGGCACCATCATATCTTTGATGAACATTTTTGGTCTCAGAAGAAGACTCAGCAACATATTGAAGTATGTGTGGTGGCGGCAGCATGTGAAGCCAGTGTCAAAGCCAGGCCCACCCCTTATGACCCACCTCACTTTATGTGCCTGTTGTTCTACCAGACCGGTTTTACCTCATACCATGGGCTGCTCACATATCTTCTGCTATTACTGCTTATCG ACCAATAGAATGCTAGATCCCGACTTCGCGTGTCCTAAGTGCTATTACAAAGGAAAGGAGATAAATAGATTTACAATGGCTTAA